A section of the Callithrix jacchus isolate 240 chromosome 14, calJac240_pri, whole genome shotgun sequence genome encodes:
- the ELMOD3 gene encoding ELMO domain-containing protein 3 isoform X6, whose translation MDLSSLKKRIQPTIRRTGLAALRHYLFGPPKLHQGLREERDLVLTIAQCGLDSQDPVHGRVLQTIYKKLTGSKFDCALQGDHWEDLGFQGANPATDLRGAGFLALLHLLYLVMDSKTLLMAQEIFCLSRHHIQQFPFCLMSVNITRIAIQALREECLSRECNRQQKVIPVVNSFYAATFLHLAHVWRTQRKTILDAGFVLKDLEVLAKKSPRRLLKTLELYLARMSKGQASLLGAQKCYRPEVPPSKDLTFTGVCDLQPQSSEGTG comes from the exons ATGGACCTTTCCTCCTTGAAG AAAAGAATCCAGCCAACTATTCGAAGGACTGGGCTCGCCGCCCTCCGACACTACCTCTTCGGGCCTCCAAAGCTCCACCAGGGCCTTCGGGAAGAAAGGGACTTGGTCCTGACCATTGCTCAGT GTGGCCTGGATAGCCAAGACCCAGTGCATGGCCGAGTCCTCCAGACCATCTATAAGAAGCTGACTGGCTCCAAGTTCGACTGCGCCCTCCAGGGAGACCACTGGGAGGACCTGGGCTTTCAGG GAGCAAATCCAGCCACAGACCTGAGAGGCGCAGGTTTCCTTGCCCTCCTGCATCTGCTCTACCTGGTGATGGACTCAAAGACCTTGCTGATGGCACAGGAGATTTTCTGCCTGTCTCGTCACCACATACAG CAATTCCCTTTCTGTTTGATGTCCGTGAACATCACCCGCATTGCCATCCAGGCCCTGAGAGAGGAGTGTCTCTCCAG AGAGTGTAATCGGCAGCAGAAGGTCATCCCCGTGGTGAACAGCTTCTATGCCGCCACGTTCCTCCACCTCGCACACGTCTGGAGGACACAGCGGAAGACCATCTTAGATGCAGGCTTTGTCCTCAAAG ACTTGGAAGTATTGGCCAAGAAGAGCCCACGGCGACTTCTCAAGACCCTAGAGCTGTATTTGGCCAGGATGTCAAAGGGACAGGCCTCCTTGTTGGGAGCACAGAAGTGCTACAGGCCAGAAGTCCCTCCCTCCAAGGATCTCACCTTCACAGGCGTATGTGACCTGCAACCTCAGTCATCCGAAGGCACTGGCTGA
- the CAPG gene encoding macrophage-capping protein, whose protein sequence is MYTAIPQSGSPFSASVQDPGLHVWRVEKLKPVPVARENQGVFFSGDSYLVLHNGPEEVSHLHLWIGQQSSRDEQGACAVLAVHLNTLLGERPVQHREVQGNESDLFMSYFPRGLKYQEGGVESAFHKTSSGAPAAIKKLYQVKGKKNIRATERALSWDSFNTGDCFILDLGQNIFAWCGGKSNILERNKARDLALAIRDSERQGKAQVEIVTDGEEPAEMIQVLGPKPALKEGNPEEDLTADQTNSQAAALYKVSDATGQMNLTKVADSSPFALELLISDDCFVLDNGLCGKIYIWKGRKANEKERQAALQVAEGFISRMRYAPNTQVEILPQGRETPIFKQFFKDWK, encoded by the exons ATGTACACAGCCATTCCCCAGAG TGGCTCTCCATTTTCGGCCTCAGTGCAGGATCCAGGCCTGCATGTATGGCGGGTGGAGAAGCTGAAGCCCGTGCCTGTGGCACGGGAGAACCAGGGCGTCTTCTTCTCCGGGGACTCCTACCTAGTGCTGCACAATGGCCCAGAAGAGGTTTCCCATCTGCACCTGTGGATAG GCCAGCAATCATCCCGGGATGAGCAGGGGGCCTGTGCCGTGCTGGCTGTGCACCTCAACACGCTGCTGGGAGAGCGGCCTGTGCAGCACCGTGAGGTGCAGGGCAATGAGTCCGATCTCTTCATGAGCTACTTCCCACGGGGCCTCAAGTACCAG GAAGGTGGTGTGGAGTCGGCATTTCATAAGACCTCCTCAGGAGCCCCAGCTGCCATCAAGAAACTCTAccaggtgaaggggaagaagaacaTTCGTGCCACTGAGCGGGCACTGAGCTGGGACAGCTTCAACACGGGGGACTGCTTCATCCTGGACCTGGGCCAG AACATCTtcgcctggtgtggtggcaagtcCAACATCCTGGAACGAAACAAGGCGAGAGACCTGGCCCTGGCCATCCGGGACAGTGAGCGACAGGGCAAGGCCCAGGTGGAGATTGTCACTGATGGGGAGGAGCCTGCTGAGATGATCCAG GTCCTGGGCCCCAAGCCTGCTCTGAAGGAGGGCAACCCGGAGGAAGACCTCACAGCTGACCAGACAAATTCCCAAGCCGCAGCTCTGTATAAG GTCTCTGATGCCACTGGACAGATGAACCTGACCAAGGTGGCTGACTCCAGCCCCTTTGCCCTCGAACTGCTGATATCTGATGACTGCTTCGTGCTGGACAATGGGCTCTGTGGCAAGATCTATATCTGGAAGG GACGAAAAGCGAATGAGAAGGAGCGGCAGGCAGCCCTGCAAGTGGCCGAGGGCTTCATCTCGCGCATGCGATACGCCCCGAACACTCAG GTGGAGATTCTGCCCCAGGGCCGTGAGACTCCCATCTTCAAGCAATTTTTCAAGGACTGGAAATGA